In Plasmodium sp. gorilla clade G2 genome assembly, chromosome: 5, one genomic interval encodes:
- a CDS encoding small ubiquitin-related modifier: MADDDSTVNNNGASPVNNQGEHIQVKVRSPDGAEVFFKIKRKTKLEKLMEVYCNRLGQSMEAVRFLYDGDRIHGDNTPEQLGIEDGDVIDAMVQQTGGSF; this comes from the exons atggctGATGATGATTCAactgtaaataataatggaGCTTCACCTGTGAATAATCAAGGTGAGCATATACAAGTTAAAGTAAGATCTCCTGATGGAGCTGaagttttttttaaaataaaaagaaaaactaaACTTGAGAAATTAATGGAAGTATATTGTAATAGATTAGGTCAATCAATGGAAGCAG TTCGTTTTTTATATGATGGAGATCGTATTCATGGAGATAATACCCCTGAACAACTAGGAATTGAAGACGGTGATGTTATTGATGCAATGGTTCAACAAACAGGAGGAAGtttctaa
- a CDS encoding DNA mismatch repair protein MSH6, putative, giving the protein MVDLKRDNTTASSNKKQSSILSFFKCNEEKTNKASSLIETNNKANEKEKSIEEKNRMNSKNKSEKEILGGNKKINVLDMFLSKGEMPNNTKIIDNINKEAINGDISCTNKNMNVNESDKMNNLFLDEENIERSRRNSCDSNVHNNNICDYICRNDSCDMKTNDCNNNNNNVEGLDEESNYQNMVHNKMLEGKNYLDNIESSTEDDIIIKKKRKIILDSASENECVEEKNNNINKNNVSVDNKLTNLLYEPNKEIDNNLLLLDNNINNIKKCIEKRKGDDSKKSQELDSLRNKYLNLPISITNDKFRLYIEHYFLYCNTFEFPKWIQPQYIRDINLRNPDHPDYDSTTIWTPPPDHKWAIEYKQAHYTPGMQQFWKIKSKNFDKIIFFKMGRFYEIFYIDACLMHTICSLNWMSGEHKPHLGFPEQSLHFYAKKVINSGHKVVVIEQMETPKELEQRNKESIGPKDKAIKREINEIYTKGTILHDNMLSAETKYLVCFFFDEIEDVTNDDNIKGDNNMKGDDNMKGGDNMKDDNNMKDNDNMKDYNNNNNNSSYNISPYDIKNKCNFGFVISDIATSYIAVGYCNDDESRIVLRTILAQLCPAEILYCSKNINKEVLSIFKNIPTSPELTCLNNFPNIISSFDEINKYFENIPPNLDIYKEQSSVICAFGGFIVYLRSLLLDKKIFRFCKIENYDLFKRENYMVLDATALKHLEILETQSGDTKNSLYDYVNKTCTNFGARNLRRWICSPLLDCEKIKERLDVVDFLKNNEQVLSLIRLKLRKLPDIERLLNKICIQASQSERGAVFFDNIVNTKLKEFVTFLNAFKEIDSMLIDVNRMERDGDLPSRLFQICNTPDTYKDNIKGSYPNIGLITNEFLEKIYFDGDKEYKPAEGCDEDIDKINEKEKNVEHKLNNVLEHMRTQLKISTLKFVHAKFKYEVECPDNIPKSFLKNVEITSAKKGYVRIHNDEIKSLVEKLEDIEQEKKDAIYPFFQKLFHLFYAHYEKYVSACRLIAELDCLQSFAYVVLNTSFPLTRPILHPMDSKKGEEKTPFLILEDNIHPVVAMLMPNFISNNIYMGCDKENQSTLLLTGPNMGGKSTLLRQTAISVILAQIGAFVPCTYCELTIVDKIFTRLGSSDNLFEGKSTFLVELEDISNLLKQSTKYSLAILDELGRGTSSFDGTAIALSTLEQISDVIKCRCIFSTHYHLLVEEVKHNKNISNYHMSLSIDDEQEKIIFLYKFIKGVCPKSFGIHIAKLAGLPKEIIDLAHEKSLLFENVTDEFCKIIKYKNITRSLLNQDADEKLVTIFHKYKKEFA; this is encoded by the exons ATGGTTGATCTAAAAAGAGATAACACAACTGCGTCATCCAACAAAAAACAGTCCTCCATTTTAAGTTTCTTTAAATGcaatgaagaaaaaacaaataaagcTTCTTCTCTAATCGAAACAAATAACAAGgcaaatgaaaaagaaaaaagtatTGAGGAGAAGAATCGAATGAATTCTAAGAATAAAAgtgaaaaagaaattttagggggaaataaaaaaataaatgtgttAGATATGTTTTTATCAAAAGGAGAAATGcctaataatacaaaaataatagataatataaataaggaGGCAATTAATGGAGATATATCatgtacaaataaaaatatgaatgtgAATGAAAgtgataaaatgaataatctTTTTCTTGATGAAGAGAATATAGAAAGGAGTAGAAGAAATTCTTGTGATAGTAatgttcataataataacatttgTGATTATATTTGTAGGAATGATAGTTGTGATATGAAAACAAAtgattgtaataataataataataatgtagaaGGTTTAGATGAGGAGAGTAATTATCAAAATATGGttcataataaaatgttAGAAGGTAAGAATTATTTAGATAATATAGAATCGAGCACAGAAgatgatataattataaaaaagaaaaggaaaataattttaGATAGTGCAAGTGAAAACGAATGTGTAGAAGAAAagaacaataatataaataaaaataatgttagtgtagataataaattaactaatttattatatgaaccTAATAAAGagattgataataatttattattattagataataatataaataatataaaaaaatgtattgaaaaaagaaaaggagaTGATAGTAAAAAATCACAAGAATTAGATTctttaagaaataaatatttaaatttaccTATTAGTATAACAAATGATAAATTtagattatatatagaacattattttttatattgtaataCATTTGAATTTCCTAAATGGATACAACCACAATATATAAGAGATATAAATCTAAGAAATCCAGATCATCCAGATTATGATTCTACAACTATATGGACCCCACCACCTGATCACAAATGGGCTATAGAATATAAGCAAGCACATTATACTCCAGGTATGCAACAATTTTGGAAGATAAAATCCAAAAATTttgataaaattatattttttaaaatgggTAGATTTTATGAAATCTTTTATATAGATGCATGTTTAATGCATACAATATGTTCATTAAATTGGATGAGTGGAGAACATAAACCACATTTAGGATTTCCAGAACAatctttacatttttatgcTAAAAAAGTTATTAACAGTGGTCATAAAGTAGTTGTCATTGAGCAAATGGAAACACCAAAGGAATTAGAACAAAGAAATAAAGAATCTATAGGTCCAAAAGATAAAGCAATAAAAAGAGAGAtcaatgaaatatatacaaaggGAACTATTTTGCATGATAATATGTTGAGTGCTGAAACGAAATATTtggtatgttttttttttgatgaaATTGAAGATGTgacaaatgatgataatataaaaggtgataataatatgaaaggtgatgataatatgaaaggtggtgataatatgaaagatgataataatatgaaagataatgataatatgaaagattataataataataataataatagtagttaTAATATATCCCCTTATGATATCAAAAACAAATGCAACTTTGGTTTTGTTATTAGTGATATTGCTACTTCTTATATTGCTGTTGGATATTGTAATGATGATGAATCACGAATTGTTCTTAGAACCATATTAGCTCAATTATGTCCTgcagaaatattatattgctctaaaaatataaataaagaagttttatcaatatttaaaaatattcctACATCTCCAGAATTAACttgtttaaataattttccaAACATTATTAGTTCAtttgatgaaataaataaatactttGAAAACATACCACCAaatttagatatatataaagaacaaAGTAGTGTCATATGTGCTTTTGGTGGGTTCATTGTTTATTTAAGATCTTTACTtttagataaaaaaatttttagatTCTGTAAAATTGAAAACTATGATCTCTTCAAAAGAGAAAATTATATGGTTCTAGATGCTACAGCTTTAAAACATCTAGAAATTTTAGAAACACAATCAGGAGATACCAAAAATTCTTTATACGATTATGTTAATAAAACATGTACAAATTTTGGTGCAAGGAATTTAAGGAGATGGATATGTAGCCCATTATTAGATTGTGAGAAAATTAAAGAACGTTTAGATGTAGTTGATTTCTTAAAAAACAATGAACAAGTTTTGTCACTTATAAGATTGAAACTAAGAAAATTACCTGACATAGAaagattattaaataaaatatgtatacagGCTTCACAAAGTGAAAGAGGTGCtgttttttttgataatattgtaaataccaaattaaaagaatttgTTACTTTTCTTAATGCATTCAAAGAAATAGATTCAATGTTAATAGATGTAAATAGAATGGAAAGAGATGGAGATTTACCTAGTCGTCTCTTCCAAATTTGTAATACACCTGATacatataaagataatataaaaggttCTTATCCAAATATAGGATTAATAACTAATGAATTTTTAGAAAAAATCTATTTCGATGGagataaagaatataaaccAGCAGAAGGATGTGATGAAGATATtgataaaattaatgaaaaggaaaaaaatgtagaacataaattaaataatgtttTAGAACATATGAGAACacaattaaaaatatctACTTTAAAATTTGTACATgcaaaatttaaatatgaagTTGAATGTCCAGATAATATACCAaaatcttttttaaaaaatgttgaAATTACATCAGCAAAAAAAGGTTATGTTCGTATACATAATGATGAAATTAAATCTTTAGTTGAGAAACTAGAAGATAttgaacaagaaaaaaaagatgcTATATATCCATTCTTTCAAAAATTGttccatttattttatgcTCATTATGAGAAGTATGTCTCTGCATGTAGATTAATAGCAGAACTTGATTGTTTGCAGTCTTTTGCTTATGTAGTCTTGAATACGTCTTTTCCTTTAACTCGTCCTATACTACACCCTATGGATTCTAAAAAG ggaGAGGAAAAGACGCCCTTTTTAATTTTGGAAGATAACATCCATCCTGTGGTTGCTATGTTAATGCCTAATTTTATTTCgaacaatatttatatgggATGTGATAAAGAAAATCAATCGACATTATTATTGACAGGTCCTAATATGGGTGGTAAAAGTACTTTATTACGTCAAACAGCTATTTCAGTAATATTAGCACAAATAGGTGCATTTGTTCCTTGTACTTATTGTGAATTAACAATTgtagataaaatatttactCGTTTAGGTTCTAGtgataatttatttgaaGGTAAAAGTACATTTTTAGTAGAATTAGAAGATATTTCTAACTTATTAAAACAAAGTACTAAATATAGTCTAGCTATATTAGATGAATTAGGTCGAGGTACTTCTTCTTTTGATGGTACTGCAATTGCATTATCAACGTTAGAACAAATATCTGATGTTATAAAATGTAGATGTATATTTTCAAcacattatcatttattagtCGAAGAAGtcaaacataataaaaatatttcaaattaTCATATGAGCTTAAGTATTGATGatgaacaagaaaaaattatattcttatataaatttattaaaggTGTATGCCCTAAATCTTTTGGTATACATATAGCCAAATTAGCTGGACTACCTAAAGAAATTATTGACTTAGCTCATGAAAAATCTTTATTGTTTGAAAATGTTACAGATGAATTctgtaaaattattaaatataaaaatataactcGATCCTTATTAAATCAAGATGCTGATGAAAAACTAGTAACCATATTtcacaaatataaaaaggaattcgcataa
- a CDS encoding UDP-N-acetyl glucosamine:UMP antiporter translates to MKDTNSSSVINRSRYKIKDSDLDDNQINASDHKIHNNDDNNHKGEKKNYDITKKGEELKAIDMNNAFIKIMLFIILTFHSILYFFLIRIKKSENINYKFKNENIIFITEIVKFLISFFFFFREHKFSTILVYKSIKEIITKRRLYIVCLIIPSLLYYFQNIFFYISLANIPTPVFQLLYQFRILTVIIFSFIILKKKISYSQKISVLFLFLSLACLKDYNINDNGHTVSYDKESRTNSSYHDIITNNYFLLKDFLFPRMKKNIWSKRNIHLDNFNNKIVNINNFLIPYLFYHITQKKKNIFQNIINQKSIQNENNKLYDHRMNLIYRNRDRGGNISPEYEKLEYNKKDTTIPNNNNNNNNNMKNKKSYYNIYSNMYYNFYQHRKYKIYKYLMKYKKLSINNIRHNMKRYPNFFIGLVTTFLSTLTSGFSSVFLEFLYKKYAYSFWFQNMCLAFFTIIFSYFTKNFDFYIFFKNLKKKKKEKKKLIYDDEQNDTTIKNKNKKKNNNNNSSSSSCCCSSTHIYHNNIKHLDSNFFLFYIIKNFFFQHFNSFGEFLYLSLLIILNSIGGILIAIFIKYSGSVSRFFVTPVSMLFNIYISSIYFKDFHCTFSFFISLIFVSFSLYFYFI, encoded by the coding sequence atgaaaGATACTAATTCGTCAAGTGTTATAAACAGAAGtagatataaaattaaagataGTGACCTAGATGATAATCAAATCAATGCAAGTGATcataaaatacataataatgatgataataatcataaaggagaaaaaaaaaattatgatattacaaaaaaaggGGAAGAGTTGAAAGCAATAGATATGAACAATGCGTTTATTAAGATaatgttatttattatattaacatttCATTCGatattatacttttttttaataagaataaaaaaaagtgagaatataaattataaatttaaaaatgaaaatataatatttattacagAGATTGTAAAGTTtcttatatctttttttttcttctttagaGAACATAAATTTAGTACTATATTAGTTTATAAAAGTATAAaggaaataataacaaaaagaagattatatatagtatGTTTGATAATACCAagtcttttatattattttcagaatatatttttttatatatctttagcAAATATTCCTACTCCTGTATTTCAGTTATTATATCAATTTAGAATATTGACAGTTATTATATttagttttattatattaaaaaaaaaaattagttaTTCTCAAAAGATATCtgtattgtttttatttttatcattggCATGTTTAAaagattataatataaatgataatggTCATACAGTATCATATGATAAGGAATCTAGAACAAATTCCTCATATCATGACATTATAactaataattattttttattaaaggaCTTTCTATTTCCTcgtatgaaaaaaaatatatggtctaaaagaaatatacatTTAGATAATTtcaataataaaattgttaatattaataattttttgataCCTTACTTGTTTTATCAtattacacaaaaaaaaaaaaacatatttcaaaatataataaatcagAAGTCTATTCAAAATGAGaacaataaattatatgatcaTAGAATGAATCTAATATATAGGAATAGAGATAGAGGAGGAAATATATCACCAGAGTATGAAAAATTAGAATATAACAAGAAGGATACAACAATtcctaataataataataataataataataatatgaagaataagaagagttattataatatatatagtaatatgtattataatttttatcaacataggaaatacaaaatttataaatatcttatgaaatacaaaaaattatccattaataatataagacATAATATGAAGAGATATCCAAATTTCTTTATAGGTTTAGTCACTACTTTTTTATCAACTCTTACCAGCGGATTTTCTAGTGTCTTTTTAGAATTTCTCTACAAAAAATATGCATATTCTTTTTGGTTTCAAAATATGTGCTTAGCATTTTTTACTATCATATTTAGTTATTTTACCAaaaattttgatttttatatattttttaaaaatttaaaaaaaaaaaaaaaagaaaaaaaaaaattaatatatgatgatGAACAGAATGATActacaataaaaaataaaaacaaaaaaaaaaataataataataatagtagtagtagtagttgTTGTTGTAGTAGTACacatatttatcataataatataaaacatttagatagtaatttttttttattttatataataaaaaattttttttttcaacattttaattcttttggagaatttttatatttatccttATTAATCATTTTAAATAGTATTGGAGGTATTTTAATTGcgatttttataaaatattctgGTAGTGTGTCCAGATTTTTTGTTACACCTGTTAGTatgttatttaatatttatatttcatctatttattttaaagatTTTCATTGtaccttttctttttttatatcattaatatttgtatctttttccttatatttctatttcatataa
- a CDS encoding 60S ribosomal subunit protein L24-2,putative produces the protein MRIEKCWYCSGNIYPGHGIFFIRNDCNVFKFCRSKCHKHFKAKHNPRKVKWTKIYRKERNKELNYDRTFEFEKIRNEPIKYDRDMYIKTINAIKKIDEIKEKRKTRFYKNRILETADKNINLSINYIKKNPLLLKNTEYENVLQELKLNKNDRDDTLIIKNAFEDDHIIFTHNKEDIKYKADITTISEKEKFKVQKNNKNLILE, from the exons aTGAGAATAGAAAAGTGTTGGTATTGTTCAGGCAATATATATCCAG ggcatggtatattttttataagaaatgattgtaatgtttttaaattttGCAGAAGTAAATGTCACAAACATTTTAAAGCCAAACATAATCCTAGAAAAGTAAAATggacaaaaatatatagaaaagaaagaaataaagaattaaattATGATAGAACATTTGAATTTGAAAAGATTAGAAATGAACCTATTAAATATGATAgagatatgtatataaaaactaTTAatgcaataaaaaaaattgatgaaATTAAAGAGAAAAGAAAAACgagattttataaaaatcgTATTTTAGAAACAgctgataaaaatattaacttatcaataaattatattaaaaagaatccATTACTTCTAAAAAATACAGAATATGAAAATGTTCTACaagaattaaaattaaataaaaacgaTCGTGATGATACATTGATCATAAAAAATGCTTTTGAAGAtgatcatattatatttactcACAATAAGGAGGATATCAAATATAAAGCAGATATAACAACCATCTCAGAAAAGgag AAATTTAAAGTTCAGAAGAATAACAAGAATCTCATACTGGAATga